The proteins below are encoded in one region of Puntigrus tetrazona isolate hp1 chromosome 5, ASM1883169v1, whole genome shotgun sequence:
- the LOC122345675 gene encoding regulator of G-protein signaling 3-like isoform X3, translated as MAKDMKNRLAFLRRRNESPGSTPVGKLDKSMKSVKPTPEEAMKWGESLDKLLIHKYGLAAFRAFLRTEFSEENLDFWLACEDYKKIKSQSKMASKAKKIFAEFIAIQSCKEVNLDSYTREHTKENLQNIDRSCFDLAQRRIYGLMEKDSYPRFLRSELYMDLVNQKKPSTTSTSSSS; from the exons AT GGCCAAAGACATGAAGAACCGACTCGCTTTCCTGAGGAGGAGGAATGAGTCTCCCGGAAGCACCCCAGTCGGCAAGCTCGACAAATCCATGAAGTCTGTCAA GCCCACTCCTGAAGAAGCAATGAAGTGGGGAGAATCGTTGGACAAGCTGCTCATCCACAAAT ATGGACTGGCGGCGTTTAGAGCTTTCTTGCGCACCGAGTTTAGTGAAGAGAATCTGGATTTCTGGCTGGCCTGCGAGGATTACAAGAAGATTAAATCACAGTCCAAGATGGCATCAAAAGCTAAGAAAATCTTTGCGGAATTCATTGCCATCCAGTCTTGTAAGGAG GTGAATCTGGATTCCTACACCAGGGAACATACTAAAGAAAACTTGCAAAACATTGATCGTTCTTGCTTCGACCTGGCTCAGAGGAGGATATATGGCCTGATGGAGAAAGACTCGTACCCTCGATTTCTGCGTTCAGAACTCTACATGGACTTAGTGAATCAAAAGAAACCCAGCACCACATCgacatcctcctcctcctaa
- the LOC122345675 gene encoding regulator of G-protein signaling 3-like isoform X2, with protein sequence MVDFSEKYLERAKDMKNRLAFLRRRNESPGSTPVGKLDKSMKSVKPTPEEAMKWGESLDKLLIHKYGLAAFRAFLRTEFSEENLDFWLACEDYKKIKSQSKMASKAKKIFAEFIAIQSCKEVNLDSYTREHTKENLQNIDRSCFDLAQRRIYGLMEKDSYPRFLRSELYMDLVNQKKPSTTSTSSSS encoded by the exons GGCCAAAGACATGAAGAACCGACTCGCTTTCCTGAGGAGGAGGAATGAGTCTCCCGGAAGCACCCCAGTCGGCAAGCTCGACAAATCCATGAAGTCTGTCAA GCCCACTCCTGAAGAAGCAATGAAGTGGGGAGAATCGTTGGACAAGCTGCTCATCCACAAAT ATGGACTGGCGGCGTTTAGAGCTTTCTTGCGCACCGAGTTTAGTGAAGAGAATCTGGATTTCTGGCTGGCCTGCGAGGATTACAAGAAGATTAAATCACAGTCCAAGATGGCATCAAAAGCTAAGAAAATCTTTGCGGAATTCATTGCCATCCAGTCTTGTAAGGAG GTGAATCTGGATTCCTACACCAGGGAACATACTAAAGAAAACTTGCAAAACATTGATCGTTCTTGCTTCGACCTGGCTCAGAGGAGGATATATGGCCTGATGGAGAAAGACTCGTACCCTCGATTTCTGCGTTCAGAACTCTACATGGACTTAGTGAATCAAAAGAAACCCAGCACCACATCgacatcctcctcctcctaa
- the LOC122345675 gene encoding regulator of G-protein signaling 3-like isoform X4 encodes MKNRLAFLRRRNESPGSTPVGKLDKSMKSVKPTPEEAMKWGESLDKLLIHKYGLAAFRAFLRTEFSEENLDFWLACEDYKKIKSQSKMASKAKKIFAEFIAIQSCKEVNLDSYTREHTKENLQNIDRSCFDLAQRRIYGLMEKDSYPRFLRSELYMDLVNQKKPSTTSTSSSS; translated from the exons ATGAAGAACCGACTCGCTTTCCTGAGGAGGAGGAATGAGTCTCCCGGAAGCACCCCAGTCGGCAAGCTCGACAAATCCATGAAGTCTGTCAA GCCCACTCCTGAAGAAGCAATGAAGTGGGGAGAATCGTTGGACAAGCTGCTCATCCACAAAT ATGGACTGGCGGCGTTTAGAGCTTTCTTGCGCACCGAGTTTAGTGAAGAGAATCTGGATTTCTGGCTGGCCTGCGAGGATTACAAGAAGATTAAATCACAGTCCAAGATGGCATCAAAAGCTAAGAAAATCTTTGCGGAATTCATTGCCATCCAGTCTTGTAAGGAG GTGAATCTGGATTCCTACACCAGGGAACATACTAAAGAAAACTTGCAAAACATTGATCGTTCTTGCTTCGACCTGGCTCAGAGGAGGATATATGGCCTGATGGAGAAAGACTCGTACCCTCGATTTCTGCGTTCAGAACTCTACATGGACTTAGTGAATCAAAAGAAACCCAGCACCACATCgacatcctcctcctcctaa